The Pseudomonadota bacterium genomic interval GGAAAATCAACACGGAAGAAGGCTGGGAACCTGATCCGCTGGAAGGTTTGCCGGTCCATTACATCCGCAATGCCACGGAGGGGACAAAAACGGTCCTGCCGCACTGGGAACAGCCCGTAATCCTGCAGCCTGGAAAAAAGCCCCTGCCGCTGAAGAATATCCGGATGATCGAGGGAGAGGCCTGTGCGGCCGTGGAAGCCGGATTTTTGGGCGTTGCGGAGGGCCTGAAGCAGCCACAGGAAGGTTACGGTGTTGCGCTGGCTGTGGATGCTGCGCACGTGAAAGCAGCGGTTTTCCCGGTGGACCGGACGGTGCAGCTGAAGCCGGAGGAGCAGAAAACCCTCTGGCAGGTTCTGGATACCCTGATGCGCCAGCAGCTGGATGCGGAAATACCACGGGATGTGACAGTGGATTACATGAAAAGAAGTTTTGAGGGGAATCCCGCGGCAGAAGAAGAAGCTGCACAGGCCATGAAACTCTATGAAGGACTTGTCTCCGGCTCTCCGGAGCGGCGGCTTGAGCTGGGGCTGGCTCCTGGAGGCCCGGGGGAGGCCCCTGTCCTGTATGTCCGGGCGGGATGGTTTGTGGGCGACCGCCTCGGCTGGGCCATGGCTGTGGTTGTTCCGCAGGGACCGGACGGCTGGAATTTCGATGCGCTGAAGGTTCTGGACAGCCTGTCCGGTTTTTCTGACGGGGTAATCGGTTATTCCATGGACTATGACAATTTCAGCCACCTGGAGATGGTGGCCGTGATAGACGGAAGGACCTGGTGGCTGGTCTCCGGATCGCACAAGGAAGGGTCCTGGTATACGCTGCAGCAGCCGTTCATCTTTGATCCGGAGGGGACGGGACTGGCTGACTACGCTACGGGGTGTTGATGGAGAGAGAAGTCTTTCGTCCCAGGGATAGGTAACACCGGGTCACGTTCTCCCGCTTTTCTCCCCGGTTCGTTTTGCGAACCAGGGCTGCCTCCCGGCACTGGCCCTGGGGTTCGACCAGACCCAGGGTAAACCGGGCCGGATCAGCGGCCATGGCGGACAGAATGGCATTGCCGGCATAATAGTCCATTTTGCCCCGCTGTCCGGCCAGCCGCGCTTCCCATGCCTGGCTCAACCACAAGGCGGTTTCATCGTCCATGGCGCTGAACGTATAGACCAGCTGTCTTCTGTCTTTTTGCCTGGCGTTCGCAATGTGGTTCAGCGCCTTCACCAGCTCCCGTTTCCGGGGGCCAAACTGTTTGCTGATCAGTTCATTGATCTTTTTGATGTCCGGCGCAGGCCTGTCCATGCCCCACCTTGCATCCCTGCTTTCAAGGATAAAAGCCACGGCGGTTTCTGTCCTGCGTTCTGCAATATTTTCCCCGGGCTGTTTTTCCCTGATGGCCCGGACCAGACGGGAGAGGCGAAAGCGCGTGGCGGGCATGTCCATGGCGTCCGGAAGGGGCCCGCCCGCAACGACCAGATCCGCAGCCGCCTGGACTTCGTCCAGGGCCGTTTTCACTGATTCCCCATCAGGGTTCATATCCCGGGCATAGTCCTTCAGCTCGACGCCCCTGTTGCCTTTGATGCCGAACGCCACGCTCTGTTTCCGGACTTCCTGTTCTCTCTTCCGGCGTTTTCCATCTGTGTAGACCTCGATATATACCGGCGTCAGGTAATCCAGTCCGTATGTGCCATTGACGGACTGGCAGGCGGCGTCGGGGCTGTGGCGCAGATAGACTGCTGCGAAATCCCTTGCAAGTATCTCACGGTTTGTCTTTTTTTCCTCAGCAGTCTCCCCGGGAATTTTTTTATCGGGAGCCAGGGCTTTTGCGGCAGCCTCCGCCTCCTCGCGGTCGTGAGGGCCGATAAAATTGTAGTTACTGCCGTTCTGCTTGCCGTCCCCGGCAGTTTTCGCCATGAATGCCATGATGCCCTGGATAACCTGTTCCTGGTCACAGGCGGGCTTTTGTTCCCCGGCCGGAGCCGTGGCCAGAATCAGACTGGCGGAAAGTATTTGCAGGAGATACATCGATCCCATAGGATTTTCATATCACAGAATGGTTAAGAAATGGCTGAAGGATCTTCCGGAAATTTTGGGGATCTGCTGAAGCAACTTCTGCGGCAGCCGAAGAATGGACCTGACGAGGTTGTCCACAGGCTGCGCCTTCTGTGGAGAGGCTGGACAGAAAGCGGGAAGCCTGGGCGGGAACCGGGTATCCGTTAGCCCGTTAATGACACCCTCCTGTTCCTGGTGGATGAAAAAGGAAAGAGACACCGAATCCCGCTCCATCTGGATGAGGAGGCGTATGCAGATGGGATTTACAACCCCTATGACGCCCTGACCCTGATGGAAAGCTATGGAGCGATTCCCTCACCCATTTTCAGGGATCTGCTTCTGGAAGTTCTGAACGTGAAGGGACCCGGCAAAATGGAGTTGATGGAGGCCTGGAACCGGCAGGCCCCCGCAAATCTGAAACCGGCGAAAATTTCTGTCGCACCGCCGGGACCAAAAACATCAGCAGACCCTGTTCGGGCGAAAGTTTCCGAAAGTCAGCTTCGGACCTCCATGAGGCAGCACAGGGAAAAGAAAGGTTTGCAACCCCAGGGTTTTCGGGATCTGGTGCATGCAGCATGGGCCAGCTGGACAGGCCGGAAGAAGGAAACGGATCTTTTTATTGTTGTAGAAAGCAGGCGCCGGACCATTGATCTGACCCTTGAAAAGGGGGATTTCGCCGGACGGCAGTACTGCAACCTGGATGAGGCTCTTGTCCTTGTGGAAGAGGGCAAGGCCTCTCCCTCACCGCTTTTTGCCGACACTATCCTGCAGGTTGTGGGCCAGAAAGGACAGGCTGCCCCAGCTGTGGGAAAGGCTCCGCCGGCGTCGGCAATTCCCCAGCCTGTACGGTCACCAGTACGGACCAGAAAAAGGACAGATCCTGTAAAACGGCCTGTTCCGAAAGAGTACGGGCATCTGGTTACAACCCTTGAAGAAGCTACCCGCTTCGTCCTGCAGGATGGTGACAGTGTCTGGGCGTTCAAAAAAGGAGTCCCTGAACCTGCTGGCGGCGAAATCCGTCTGGTAGCACTGACAGAGTTTGCCGATATGGATCTTGGCAAACCATCGCGGAATGGTGATATCAGGCTTTCATATCTTCCTCTGTACACGCTGAAAACCCCGGCAACATATTTTCGGGGGAAAAATGATACTGAAATGATGAAAGGTCAGGCCCTGCAGGCCGCATGGTGGCTGGCTGATGCGAGGGAAACCTTTGGCCCGAACAACATCCCGATGGATCGAACATGGGGAAATCCTGGATTTTCATTCCAGAAGGTATTGGCGGACCGTATGAGAGAAATTCTCCATATCGCCAGAAGCCGCATAACCAGTGCGAAGTACAAATCTGTTGCCAGGGTGCCTGTACAGGGGACTACAGCACCCGCTGAAAGCCAAAAGATTAGTGCAGGTGCTTCTCATTTCCCTGCAACAGATTTACATCTCGCCCGAACAAAAAATGCGGGCGAGATCGTCCACCAGCGGACCACTGGCCCTGTGGAGGGAACTGCTTTGGCCTTGTCCGCCGGAACGCCTGCGCCGGTCAAGACAGGGCAGGCAGCCCTGGTGCAGCCCCTTGCAGGGCCAGTTGCTGCCCCTGGTCCCAGGGAGGGGCCTGTTCCTGCTGTGAAAATGCTCTCCGTTCCTCCTGGATATTCTGTCATGCCTTATGTCGAGGCAGCTGCTTTTGCCCTGCGGGTTGCTGACGGTTCATTGGGGCTGGTCTGGACCATTGACAGTAAAAACCTGGAAAAAGTTCTGAAGAATCATACGCGCGGGAAACTGGGTTTCGTTATCAGAGGTATCCAGCCTGCTGCGGTAGTATCTTTTGACGGCCTGCTTCCGGATGCAGCCAATAATGAGAGGCTTATTCGTCTGGCAGGTCTGACAACAGGCCAGCTTGAGGCCCTCCTTGCTGTTTTTCCGCGGCGCAAGTCACCGGGAGCTGAATTTGACAGCTGGTGTATTCTGAAAGCTGCATACTTCCTCTGCCTCGCCCGGGATCGTTTTGGCCCGGACAACATTCCCGATATCCAGGCAGAATGCAGGGACCTGCGTGGACGGAATTTCTACCTCTGTTACGGTGATAAACTGAAACGCATCATGCTGAGCGCGCAGCGTCTTGAAAGGAACAGCGGGCAGAAAACAGCAGTCCGTTCCCTGATCGCCTGACATGCTTTGTCCTGTTTACCTCCTGTTAAGGCTTCATGTCCTAAAACAGAGGTGTCAAAGGGAGTATGTGTCATGGCGTTGAGTCGCAGCGACGTGGTTGAGGCAGCAAAATCCATGGGATTGGATTGTCCACGCATCCAGATCGGAAGGCTGTCCGGCCCACCGGAGGCCTTTCTTGCTGCAGTATCTGAAGAAAAAAGGGCAGGGGACAATATGCCCGGGGTCCGCGTTCCTTCCGGTCCTGCTCCCTGACTTTCGTCTGGTATACCTTGGTTATGCCTGTATCGGGTTAAGCCTGATGCCTGCTGGATCCTGTCACGGCAGAACATTACAGAAAAGGTCCTTCTGAACCCGGAGGACCGGAATGAAAACATCTGTCAGCCTTCGCATCGGACTTTTTATCCTGGGCAATCTGGCGGCAGTATCCATCCCCAATTCCTGCGGCGATGCCCGGGAGCGCATGGCCGTCCGGGATGCAGATCTGGCCAGGTACAGGAGACAGCCTGTACAGCGGCCTGTTGCAAGGGTCCAGTCAGGCCCGGAGTGTCTGTGCTCCTGGCCGCGGGGGGTCTCTGCCACTGTGGCGCCTGCTGCCGCGCCCAGATAGTCAGATTATGCAGTCTTTTCCGAACTGGCGGCGGAAGAGGGTGAGGGCGGCCTGTTTTGAGGATTCGCCTGCGCTGGTCATGGTGGCATGCTCCAGCACGAAGGGCGCGATGCCCGCATCCCATAGTCCGTAAGCAGCCGCCAGAACGCAGGCGTCAGTGTCACAGCCGCACAGATGAACCTGCGTTATGCCTTGGGTCTGCAGGGCCTCGATCACGCCTGTGCCGTGCAGTCCATAGCCGGATTTTGAAAACACCTGCATATGGGGCGGGGGCGCGAAGGCTAGGTCGGTTTCCGGTGACTGGCGCACGCGCCGGAATCCCAGGCGCTGCTCGTACAGGGGCCGGGTGTTGATAAAGCGGGTGGCATACAGATGTTCATACCGGTCAAACAGGACCTCGATCCGCCTGGGCAGTTCCTCCATGCCCCGGTCGACAAAGCCTTTCTGCAGGTCGATCACCAGAAGGGCGGGAGAGGACATGGGCTGCCTGTAACGCTACGGTAAAAATGATGGTTTTTCCGGCGTTGGCGGCTTTGCGGAAGAAGAGGCGCACTTCCTCGAAATCACCCCAGGGGCCGTCGGGGATCTCGTCCTCTTCGTCGTCGTCGAAAGAGCCGTCAAAGGTGGCGGCATGGCGTTTCCGGAATTCGTCTTCCGGGCTGGCCTCCAGCGCTGTGGCCACGGCGGGCACGTCTTCGGCCTTGCACAAACGGATGTAGTAATCATCGTCCGCGGTGTCGAAATTCTCTCCGCCGAAAAGGCCTGGTTCAGGGGAAAGGTTCCGGCGTCGAAGTCGCACTCGTTACTGTCGTCTTCCGTCAGGCTGCGGTGCAGGTCTTCCCAGGCCTTGTGCGTATCCAGTTTCCAGGAATCATGGATCTCCTTTTCAAAGGCGTTTTCCACCAGCGCGTGCCGCTCACCCTCCGGCACCTGGCGGAGCTTTTTGACCTGTCCCTCATCCAGGGCATAATGAACATCCCAGGCGCATGGTTTAACCCTCCACCCGCTCGAACCGGGGCAGGATTTTGCCGTCGACGATCACGTTTTCACGGAACATGGCCAGTGGCCGGACCCAGATCTTCTGGTCGCCATAGAGGGCTTTGTAAACCACCAGTTCTTCTTCGGTTTCCGTGTGCTGCGCCAGGTGCAGGACTTCGTACTCCTGCCCCTTGTAGTGACGGTATTTTCCGGGGGAAATTTTCATTTTTGCCTTTATTCGAAATTCAGTCTGCACATTTTAAACAATCAGGTTTTTACCGCAGAGTTTCGGCAGAATCCATATTTCCTGCCCTGACATGGGCTTATTTCAGGAAAAACCAGTCTGGCTGAAAGTATTCCGGTAAAATAGATTACAGGCTTGAAAATCTTTTTTGTACAGATTGGTCAGGACATGTCTGATAAAATCCTCCTTTCTGGAGCTGTCGAAAGTTTCGGCGCTGTGCTCCATGCCTCTAGATTGCGGGCAGAATGGACACCGGGCGATTTTGCAGATCAGATCTATATAACTTTAAAGTCCTGGGAAGACAGAGGTCAGGCACCCCTGGAAAACGCGCTTTATTTTCAGTCCAAGGCTGGAAAACTGCTGTGCAGGGTGGATCTGACCCTTGAAGCAGGGAGGGGGAGGGTAAAACCGGAGCATGCAGTTTGCAGGCTGCTATAATGCTTGTTGAGAACGATTTTCTGCCTTCGCCAGCTCTTGCTGGTCTTTTCGTGGCAGCTCTGCCCCTGGAAGAGGCTGACAGGAACAGGCTGCTGGATTTGTATCGCAGGCAAGATGTTCAGCCTGTTCCCCCTTCTGCCCTGCAGGATGAAAGCCCTGTCCTTGTCCAGCCTGTTCAAAGCCCCAGAACGGACAGGGACAAACGCTTCATGACTTATGATGAAGCTGCTGCCTTTGCTTTAAGCGACAGGTTTTCTGAACCCGGGCAGGAACAGAAACAAAAAGTCTGGGCCATTGGCGGGGAAGCGCTGGAAAGCGTCAAGAAAAAGGGTGCTCGCCTTAAACTGCGACATGTTCTTGAAGGGATAAAGCCGGTATCCGGGGCACATTTTGCAGGATTACCCTTAGAAAGGCCTCATCCAAAAGGATGGATACGGCTGGCCGGGCTGACTCTGGAAGAGATAAAAAAAATCAGAAGGGTTTTTCTGCCAGAGAAATATTTGCCCGGCGGGGAGGTTTCGAATTGGTTCTATGTTGTGAAAACAGCATTCTATCTTCGCAGTGCCAAGGACACTTTCGGTTCGGACAGAATGCCGGATATCTCCCCACAATATGACCACTTGCAGGGACTGGAGTTTTACATCGCGTACAGCCAGTGTATGGAAGAGCTTGTTATGGGCCGCAAGAAAAAGATCTCCGTGGCCAAACGCTGGGGAGGGCTTGTTCCAGGAGTGAGGGGTTAGGGCCTCAATTCCTCAACGGCTTGCCGGTGTCCAGCATGTGTTCGATGCGGCGCAGGGTGCCGTCGTGGCAGACGAGGCGGATGAAGCTGTCTTTCTCCAGATCCAGCAGGGTCTGTTCGGACAGCACCTGCGTGATGTCGGTGTTGCCGCCGCTGAGAACTTCCGCCAGGTGGTTGGTCACCACCACGTCGTAGGGAGTCGCCTTGCCCTGTTTGGCGAAGCCGTCCACGGCCATCTGCAGCGCCAGTTTCGCCGACGGGCCGGGGAGGCGGATTTCGCCGGGCTGCGGCGGCATGTAACCCTTTGCCAGCTCCAGTGCTTTGGCTTTTGCATCGGCCAGCTGGCGGTCGCGGTTCATGGTGATGCCATCGGTCGAGCGCAGGATCAGAAGGTCGTGCGCCTCGGCCGCCGACCTGGCCACTTTCGCTGTGCTGATGTTTTCAAAAGCTGTCGCAACGGGAGGCATGGGTCCGCCCGGGCGCTTTTTGTTGGCCGCGTGGCGCAGCAGCATTTCCTTGCACCCGCCCCAGCCGGGGATGACGCCTACGCCCACCTCGACCAGGCCTGTGTAGGTTTCCGCGTGGGCCTGTACCGCGTCTGAGTGCAGCAACAGCTCGCACCCGCCGCCCAGCGCCATGCCCGACGGGGCGCTGACCACGGGGAAGGGCGCATATTTCAGCGCCATCCAGGTTTCCTGACCCTCGGAGATCAACTGCTCCACCGCCGGGTACAGCGCCACGTTCAGGGCGAACAGCGCCAGACCCAGATTGGCGCCGACGGAGAAATTCTCGCTCTCGTTATAGATCACCAGCGCCCTGTAATCGCCCTTGCCATCGCCGATGGTGTCGATGGCGGTGCGGGCCATGGCGAAGATCTGGTCGTCGATGGAGTTCATTTTTGACGTGAATTCCAGGCACAGAACTCCGTCGCCAATGTCCCACAGGCTGGCCGAGCCATTCTTCGCCACCGGCTTGCTGTGGCGCTTCAGATCGGACAGCAGCAGCACGCCGTCCGGCCGCTTTACAGGCGCATAGTCGCCTTTCACCGTCATGGATTCCAGCTGGCCTTTCTCCACGCGATAGAAGGGCCGGCCCGCAGCAATTTTCAGCATGGTGGGGAGGGGTTTACCTTCTTTCTGCAGGCGCTCGGCCAGCCAGGCGGTGCCCAGCTGATCCATCATCTCGAACGGGCCGGCTTTCCAGTTGAATCCCAGACGCATGGCCTCGTCCACCGCGGTGATGGTATCGGCGATCTGCGGTACCAGATCGGCAGCGTAGGACAGGGTCTGGCTGAGCACCGCCCACGCAAATTTTCCGCCCTTGTCCGGGTGTTCCACCACCGCGCGCAGGCCCTTTTTGCCGGCTTCGGCGCTTTCCAGAACAGGCTTGCCGCTGGGGCCCCAGGCGCCGGTTTTCAGGTTGACGGACTCTTTGGTTTTCGTGCCGTCGGTGGCCACGTTCAGGCGATAGAATCCGCCCTTGCCCTTGCGGCCTGTGTATCCTTCCGCGATCAGTTTATCCAGCAGCGGCCAGTCGCGGGAAATCTTCAGATAGGCGTCGTCTTTGGGCAACGTGGCAGACATACTGGCCTTGACGCGGGGCAGCAGATCGAGCCCGATCAGGCCCGACAGGCCGAACACGCCGGTCTTTGGAATGCCAAAGGGCTTGCCGGACACCGCGTCGGCTTCCTCCACGCTCAAGCCCAAATCCAGCGCCGCGTTGAACGAGGCCTGCATCCAGAACATGCCGATGCGGTTGGCGATAAAGCCTGGCGTGTCCTTGCACGGCACCACGCCCTTACCCAGCATGCAGTCGGCAAAGTTCGTGATGACAGTCACAGCGTCGGTGCGGGTTTTCTCGCCGGCGACAATCTCCAGCAGGCGCATGTACCGCGGCGGGTTGAAAAAGTGGGTGATGAGAAAATCCTGCGCAAACGCCTTTGATTGGCCTTCCGTCAGAATGTGCAGGGGAATGGTCGAGGTGTTGGAGGAGATTATGGAACCCTTTTTCCGCACCGGGTCGATGCGTTTGTACAGGTCGGATTTGATCTGCGGATTTTCCAGCACAGCCTCGACGATCCAGTCCACATCGGCGAGGGTTTTCAGGTCGTCCTCCAGATTGCCGGGCGTGACCAGTTTCGCGTTTTTCGGATGCATGAACGGGGCCGGATCGGTCTTGAGCATTTTCTCGATGGCCGTGCGGGCCAGACGGCTGCGATCGGGCGAGCCGGCGGCTTTCTGGTCGTCGGGCACAATGTCCAGCAGGTGCACCGGCACGCCCGCATTGGCAAAGTGGGCCGCAATCGCACTGCCCATCACACCGGAACCGATGACTGCGACGCGCTGGATGGTCATGGGAGAACTCCTGAAATTGATGATACATGATGGTACAGGGCCTGTAACATCTTATACCCGTGCCAGTGCTGGCTGAAAGGATCTGATGTTACAAAACATGCGAATTTTGTAACATCAGGGGAAGTATCCTTTAATGTCCGGATGTCAGTCATGCTGTGACATCTACTTTTCCCGCCAGGCATGGGGTTGAGGCCTTGATGTCCAGAATTTTGCGTTTTTCTGGGCATCAGGCTTCTTCCCCTGTGGGAATCTGCATAACCCCATCTGTCATCCCCACCTGCGCTGGGGATGACAGATGGGGGCGCAGGACTTGCGCAAGGTTTTCCCGAGGGGGAGGTAAAAGAGTGATTTTTTGCCATACTTAAGCCCCCCTCAAAAAACACCTGCACCATATATAGGAAAATAGTCACTTTGTCAAGGGCGGGCGATACAGTGTTTTTTCAGGCGGACGAGGCCAGGAAGACGTATTCGGGCCTTGACCTGATCCGCCAACGGGCCAATAACAGTGGGTCTTTGACAGGTCAGGATCAGGTGATGTTTTCGCTGTTCGAGCGGTTTGTGGCTTTCCGGTATCTGCGTGCGCGGCGGCAGGAAGGATTTGTGTCGGTCATTGCGTGGTTCTCGTTCCTGGGAATTATGCTGGGCGTGGCTACGCTGATCATCGTCATGTCTGTCATGAACGGCTTCCGGCAGGAGCTTCTGGGCCGGATCCTGGGTCTGAACGGCCATGTCAATGTTTATGCAGCCAGTGGCGGTCCGCTGCCGGATTTTGATCCACTGGCCAGCCAGCTGCGCCTGATGCAGGGCGTGAAATCCGTCACGCCGGTGATCGAGGGACAGGTGCTGGTCACAGCTCCCGGCGGAGCTTCGGGAGCACTGGTCCGGGGTGTCAGGCCCGAAGACCTGAAGGCCCGGCCCACCCTGGCGGGGCATCTTGTGGCGGGATCGCTTGACGGTTTCGAGGGTATGAAAGTGGTGATCGGTGCCCGCATGGCCGATCGGCTGAGCCTGAAACCGGGCGATGTCCTGCCGGTCATCAGTCCGCGGACAACGCCCGGTCCCTTTGGCATGCAGCCCCGCATGGCCAGCTATGAAGTGGCAGCTGTCTTTGATATCGGCATGTTCGAGTATGACAACGTCTATGTCTTCATGCCCCTGGATGCGGCGCAGGCCCTGTTCCGGGTCCCAGCTGCGGTGACGTCGCTGGAAGTGATGATCGAAAATCCGGTCTTTCCGCTGGAGATGCGCAGAACCCTGTCCAAAGCGGTGGGGGAGGGCGTCCGGGTCCTCAGCTGGCAGGATACCAACAGCAGCTTTTTCTCGGCCCTGCAGGTGGAACGCAACGTCATGTTCCTGATCCTGAGCCTGATCATCCTGGTGGCCGCCTTCAACATCATTTCCAGCATGATCATGCTGGTCAAGGACAAGGGCAAGGATATCGCCATCCTGCGCACCATGGGGGCGACCCGGGGCATGATCATGCGCATCTTTTTTCTGAGCGGCGCCAGCATCGGATTCCTGGGGACTGCCGTGGGCCTGGTGATCGGGATCCTGTTTGCAGAGAATATTGAGGCCATCCGCCAGGGGCTGCAGTCCCTGACCGGGTGGCAGCTGTTCCCGGCCGATGTCTATTTCCTGACCCACCTGCCGGCAGAAGTGGACTATGGCGAGGTGGCGCGGGTCGTCCTGATGGCCCTGGCGCTGTCGTTTGGTGCCACACTGTACCCCTCGTGGCGGGCGGCGCGCCTGGATCCGGTGGAGGCCCTGCGCTATGAATAACCAGGTTCCGGTCCTGAGACTGAGCGGCGTTGTGCGGACCTATGAACAGGCCGGGACGCGGCTGGAAATCCTGCGCGGAATCTCCCTGTCCGTCCATGCGGGCGAACTGGTGGCTCTGGTAGGGCCGTCCGGATCGGGCAAATCCACCCTGCTGCATGTGGCGGGACTTCTGGAACGGCCGGACGGAGGCGATGTTCTGGTTCATGGCCAGCGGGCCGGAACCCTGTCCGATAACGAGAGGACGGCCCTGCGCCGCCGCTCGCTGGGGTTTGTCTACCAGTTCCATCACCTGCTGCCGGAATTTTCGGCCCTGGAAAATGTTGTGCTGCCCCAGCTGGTTGACGGATCGTCCCGCGGCAAGGCGGAGAAAAGGGCCCGGGATCTTCTGGCCATGGTCGGGTTGTCGCAGCGGACCACCCACCGTCCCGCGCACCTGTCGGGGGGGGAGCAGCAGCGGGCCGCCATTGCCCGTGCGCTGGCGAACCGGCCCCAGGTGCTGATCGCTGACGAGCCCACGGGCAACCTGGATCACCAGACGTCGCTGACGGTGTTTGACATGCTGGTCCGGATGGTGCGGGAAAGCCGCGTCGGCGCCCTGATCGCCACCCATAACCTGGAGCTGGCCTCGCGCATGGACCGGGTGCTGGAGCTGCGTGACGGGCAGCTGGTCCAGGGCCCCGGATGACCGGCGAGCTCCACGGCATTGCCGGGACATACATCCGGACAGAAGTTCTTTCCGGGGTTTTGCTGCTTCTGGCCACGGCGCTGGCCTTGGTTGCAGCCAATTCGGATTTCAGGCCGGTGTACCAGGCCTGGCTCGATGCGCCGCTTGGCCTGGGGGCGGGGGAGTTCCGGCTCCACAAGCCCCTGTTGCTGTGGATCAACGACGGCCTGATGGCTGTGTTTTTCCTTCTGGTGGGGCTGGAAATCAGACGGGAATTCACACAGGGAGAGCTCTCATCCCCGCGCAAGGCTGTCCTGCCCGTTGCTGCAGCCCTGGGCGGGATGATCATGCCGGCCCTGATCTATATGGCGATCAGCCGGGACATGCCGGACGTCGCGCACGGATGGGCCATCCCGGTGGCGACGGATATCGCTTTTGCCCTGGGGATCCTCGCCCTTGCGGGCCGGCGTGTTCCGCCTTCGCTCCGGCTGTTCCTGCTGGCCCTGGCCATCATGGACGATCTGGGCGCCATTGTGATCATCGCCCTGTTCTATTCCCATGATCTGGCGGCGCTTCCATTGGTCCTGGCGTCAGGTGTGATGCTGGCCATGGTCCTGATGAACCGGGGCGGGATCAGCCGTTTGTGGCCCTATCTGGTGATGGGTGCTATGCTGTGGGTCTGTGTCCTGAAATCCGGAATCCATACCACGCTGGCGGGCGTTATCCTGGCCATGACCATTCCCGCGGGAAAGATGGAAAGGCTGGAGGCGCGCCTTCACGCTCCGGTGTCGTACATGATCCTGCCCCTGTTTGCCTTTGCAAACGCCGGGGTTCCCCTGGAAGGGGTTGCGCTGGCCAGTGTCCTGCAGCCCCTGCCTCTGGGCATTGCCTTGGGCCTGTTTCTGGGAAAACAGGCCGGCGTATTCCTGTCGGCATGGATGACGGTGCGGTTCAATATCGCAAGGCTTCCGGCCGGCGCGTCCTGGAGGCAGCTGTACGGAGCAGCCATCCTGACCGGCATCGGTTTTACCATGAGCCTGTTCATCGGGATGCTGGCCTTTGACGATGGGCAGCATGTCGATGCGATGCGCCTGGGTGTCCTGACAGGGTCCCTGCTGTCGGCGGTTGTCGGGTTCCTGTGGCTGCGCCTGTGCCCGTCTCCGCCGGAAAAAGCCTGAGCGTTGGCAAGCGGGAACTTTGAGGTTATAGTCACGCCCCGTCGTCCAGTTCAGGGAAAGTCATTCCATGCCGGCTATCAGTCACGATCTTGTCAGTTTTGTCCCGTTCCTGCTGATCTTTGTGGTGTTCTGGGTCCTGCTGATCCGGCCCCAGCAGAGGAAACTGAAGGAGCACCAGAAGATGCTGGCTGCCCTGCGCCGGGGGGACAGGATTGTCACTGGCGGCGGGATCGTGGGCCAGATTGTGAAGATCGATGCCGGTGACGAGATGACGGTGGAAATTGCCGAGAAT includes:
- the yajC gene encoding preprotein translocase subunit YajC — its product is MPAISHDLVSFVPFLLIFVVFWVLLIRPQQRKLKEHQKMLAALRRGDRIVTGGGIVGQIVKIDAGDEMTVEIAENVRVKVLRSTVASTLAKPEPVPAKTDNGKAE